A region of Oncorhynchus masou masou isolate Uvic2021 chromosome 29, UVic_Omas_1.1, whole genome shotgun sequence DNA encodes the following proteins:
- the LOC135521070 gene encoding skin secretory protein xP2-like, with the protein MGCSSSSTQTVDEEKRPGTKPEESNGDTFVVGNGHISEDTETIADQMQLPVQSALTDDSEEPVIMASEALEAMGSGWEEDQVLEMLAAAEPEVPPEAPAEAAAVDAEVPSETVGLVEAVGLVEAVGLVEAGVPVEVAAPVGAVVVEDAPVAEAPAETVVSEEAPVVETGAAVEVATLVEAAAPVKAAAPVEVAETVPEAAPAPTAETPAPAPTAETPAPAPTAETPAPAPTAETPAPAPTAETPAPAPTAETPAPTAETPAPAPTAETKDAPAPVAAVPEGAPAVEAPAPSGPINDLVVAAEPAAEPITTPVAVEAPVAAVANEPVEAPGPVEAPGPVEAPGPVEAPGPVEAPGPVEAPGPVEAPGPVEAPGEVTAPAPEPAVGTPTPAPEAAPELTPAALAPAPSDAPTPELTPATPAPVAPPTPAPELTPASPAPVAPPTPAPGLTPATPAPVAPPTPAISIPEIDGVPVVVLEVAQEAAALVLAGVAQEAEKDKKQN; encoded by the exons TTGTCGGGAATGGTCACATCTCGGAGGACACGGAGACCATCGCTGACCAGATGCAGCTTCCTGTCCAGAGTGCCCTGACTGATGACTCTGAGGAACCCGTCATCATGGCCTCAGAGGCCCTGGAGGCCATGGGGTCTGGATGGGAGGAGGACCAGGTCCTGGAGATGCTGGCTGCAGCCGAGCCAGAGGTTCCCCCTGAAGCCCCTGCTGAGGCTGCAGCCGTAGATGCAGAGGTCCCTTCAGAGACTGTGGGCTTAGTAGAGGCTGTGGGCTTAGTAGAGGCTGTGGGCTTAGTAGAGGCTGGGGTCCCAGTGGAGGTGGCGGCCCCTGTTGGGGCTGTCGTGGTTGAGGACGCTCCTGTGGCAGAGGCTCCTGCTGAGACAGTGGTGTCTGAGGAGGCCCCTGTTGTTGAAACTGGAGCTGCAGTGGAGGTGGCTACCCTGGTCGAGGCAGCTGCACCTGTAAAAGCTGCTGCCCCAGTCGAGGTGGCTGAAACTGTCCCAGAGGCAGCTCCAGCCCCGACAGCGGAGACCCCAGCTCCAGCTCCGACAGCGGAGACCCCAGCTCCAGCTCCGACAGCGGAGACCCCAGCTCCAGCTCCGACAGCGGAgaccccagctccagccccgACAGCGGAgaccccagctccagccccgACAGCGGAGACCCCAGCTCCGACAGCGGAgaccccagctccagccccgACAGCGGAGACCAAAGATGCTCCAGCCCCTGTGGCCGCTGTCCCAGAGGGGGCCCCCGCTGTGGAGGCCCCTGCACCCAGTGGCCCCATAAATGACCTTGTTGTTGCTGCTGAGCCTGCAGCAGAGCCAataaccacccctgtagctgtggAGGCCCCTGTAGCAGCCGTTGCCAATGAGCCTGTGGAGGCCCCAGGACCGGTGGAGGCCCCAGGACCGGTGGAGGCCCCAGGACCGGTGGAGGCCCCAGGACCGGTGGAGGCCCCAGGACCGGTGGAGGCCCCAGGACCGGTggaggccccaggaccagtggaggCCCCAGGTGAGGTGACAGCTCCAGCCCCAGAGCCTGCAGTAGGGACTCCTACCCCTGCTCCCGAAGCCGCCCCTGAGCTAACACCAGCCGCCCTTGCTCCTGCTCCCTCAGACGCCCCTACCCCAGAGCTAACACCAGCCACCCCTGCTCCTGTGGCCCCGCCTACTCCTGCCCCAGAGCTAACACCAGCCTCCCCTGCTCCTGTGGCCCCGCCTACTCCTGCCCCAGGGCTAACACCAGCCACCCCTGCTCCTGTGGCCCCGCCTACTCCTGCTATCTCAATCCCAGAGATTGATG GTGTTCCGGTGGTTGTGTTGGAGGTGGCACAGGAAGCAGCGGCCTTGGTGTTGGCTGGAGTGGCACAGGAAGCGGAGAAAGACAAGAAACAGAACTAA